The proteins below are encoded in one region of Hordeum vulgare subsp. vulgare chromosome 3H, MorexV3_pseudomolecules_assembly, whole genome shotgun sequence:
- the LOC123445166 gene encoding DEAD-box ATP-dependent RNA helicase 30 encodes MNPYADNRYADPSSYRDRRSDLAAAPILAPPVPVVAAQNPYAAPYTPMAAPVGGYGQGGGGYGGGMGYGGRGRGGGGGGPGGFRGGGGRGGSNGRDGLDSLSLPKPDFRGLIPFEKSFYVECPAVQAMSETEVAQYRQLRDITVEGREVPKPIRFFHEANFPDYCMQAIAKSGFVEPTPIQAQGWPMALKGRDVIGIAETGSGKTLSYILPGLVHVGAQPRLEQGDGPIVLILAPTRELAVQIQAEATKFGSYSRTRSTCIYGGAPKGPQIRDLRRGVEIVIATPGRLIDMLEAGHTNLRRVTYLVLDEADRMLDMGFEPQIRKILAQIRPDRQTLYWSATWPREVETLARQFLQNPYKVMIGTAELKANHSIQQIVEVISDHEKYPRLSKLLSDLMDGSRILIFFQTKKECDKVTRQLRMDGWPALSIHGDKAQSERDYVLAEFKNGKSPIMAATDVAARGLDVKDIKCVINFDFPTTIEDYIHRIGRTGRAGATGMAFTFFTHSNSKYSRNLVKILREAGQVVNPALEAMSKSAGSMGGGSNFRSRGRGGFGGGGYGGNRSGSNSIPVRRRY; translated from the exons ATGAATCCCTACGCCGACAACCGCTACGCCGACCCCTCCTCCTACCGCGACAGGCGCAG CGACCTGGCCGCGGCTCCCATACTCGCCCCGCCGGTCCCCGTGGTCGCCGCGCAGAACCCCTATGCCGCCCCGTACACGCCCATGGCCGCCCCCGTCGGTGGCTACGGCCAGGGCGGCGGAGGCTATGGTGGAGGCATGGGATACGGCGGTAGGGgcagaggcggcggtggcggtggaccAGGCGGCTTCCGTGGCGGCGGTGGGAGAGGTGGCAGCAACGGGAGGGACGGGCTCGACTCGCTCTCCCTGCCCAAGCCGGACTTTCGGGGCCTTATACCGTTCGAGAAGAGCTTCTACGTGGAATGCCCCGCCGTGCAGGCCATGTCGGAGACGGAGGTGGCGCAGTACCGTCAGCTCCGGGATATCACCGTGGAGGGCCGGGAGGTGCCCAAGCCTATCCGCTTCTTTCACGAAGCCAACTTTCCAG ATTACTGCATGCAAGCGATCGCCAAGTCCGGATTTGTGGAACCAACGCCTATCCAAGCTCAGGGTTGGCCGATGGCTTTGAAGGGCAGGGACGTGATTGGTATTGCAGAAACTGGATCTGGGAAAACACTATCTTACATTCTACCTGGTTTGGTTCATGTTGGTGCACAACCTCGACTCG AACAAGGTGATGGCCCAATTGTCTTGATCCTTGCTCCAACAAGAGAACTGGCTGTTCAAATACAGGCAGAAGCTACAAAGTTTGGATCATACTCGAGAACTAGAAGCACATGTATCTACGGTGGAGCACCTAAGGGACCACAAATACGTGACCTCAGGAGAG gagttgaaatCGTCATTGCAACACCAGGTCGGTTGATTGATATGCTGGAAGCTGGTCACACAAACCTACGTCGGGTTACATACCTTGTGCTGGATGAGGCAGACCGTATGCTTGATATGGGTTTTGAACCTCAGATTCGGAAAATATTAGCACAA ATCCGTCCAGACAGGCAAACCTTGTACTGGAGCGCTACATGGCCGAGAGAAGTTGAAACGTTGGCTAGACAATTTCTGCAGAACCCTTACAAG GTAATGATAGGAACAGCTGAACTTAAAGCTAACCATTCCATACAACAAATTGTTGAAGTTATCTCGGATCATGAAAAGTATCCCAG GCTAAGTAAGCTTCTATCTGATTTGATGGACGGGAGCCGAATCTTAATATTTTTTCAAACAAAAAAGGAATGTGACAAGGTCACTCGGCAACTTAGAATGGACGGATGGCCAGCATTATCTATACATGGTGATAAAGCTCAGTCTGAAAGGGACTATGTTCTGGCAGAGTTTAAGAATGGGAAGAGTCCTATAATGGCTGCCACAGATGTAGCGGCACGTGGTCTTG ATGTGAAGGATATTAAGTGCGTGATTAATTTTGATTTCCCGACAACTATCGAAGATTATATTCACAGGATAGGTCGAACTGGCCGTGCTGGTGCTACTGGAATGGCCTTCACGTTCTTCACCCATTCCAATTCAAAATATTCAAGGAATCTCGTTAAGATCTTGCGTGAAGCTGGACAGGTTGTGAATCCAGCGCTAGAAGCTATGTCCAAGTCAGCTGGTTCCATGGGAGGAG GAAGTAATTTCCGGTCAAGGGGCCGAGGTGGGTTTGGTGGTGGTGGGTATGGTGGTAACCGTTCTGGATCGAATTCCATTCCAGTACGTAGAAGATACTAA